The Pan troglodytes isolate AG18354 chromosome 7, NHGRI_mPanTro3-v2.0_pri, whole genome shotgun sequence genome has a window encoding:
- the SPAG11B gene encoding sperm-associated antigen 11A isoform X1, translating into MRQRLLPSVTSLLLVALLFPGSSQARHVNHSATEALGELRERAPGQGTNGFQLLRHAVKRDLLPPRTPPYQEPASDLKVVDFRRSEGFCQEYCNYMETQAKTFCCRLKLHPETHRVNIRKRFLGSKMIRLLVCIANYPQNSSVGIAFWVCDLEMDSSLEEKGMFHWELEIPSAVCSKGSADFFSAILVRKSVTFALIPGIGVAYQIQMKKEKRNQRWMADLGSKI; encoded by the exons ATGAGGCAACGATTGCTCCCGTCCGTCACCAGCCTTCTCCTTGTGGCCCTGCTGTTTCCAG GATCGTCTCAAGCCAGACATGTGAACCACTCAGCCACTGAGGCTCTCGGAGAACTCAGGGAAAGAGCCCCTGGGCAAGGCACAAACGGGTTTCAGCTGCTACGCCACGCAGTGAAACGGGACCTCTTACCACCGCGCACCCCACCTTACCAAG aaCCTGCATCAGATTTAAAAGTTGTTGACTTCAGGAGAAGTGAAGGCTTCTGCCAAGAATACTGTAATTATATGGAAACACAA G CAAAGACATTCTGTTGTAGACTTAAGTTGCATCCAGAAACTCACAGAGTTAACATAAGAAAGCGCTTCCTGGGCAGTAAGATGATAAGACTCCTTGTTTGCATAGCg AATTATCCACAAAATAGTTCCGTGGGGATTGCTTTCTGGGTCTGTGATTTGGAAATGGATTCAAGTCTGGAGGAGAAG GGGATGTTCCACTGGgaattagaaataccatctgCCGTATGCAGCAAGGGATCTGCAGACTTTTTTTCTGCCATTCTGGTGAGAAAAAGCGTGACATTTGCTCTGATCCCTGGAATAGGTGTTGCGTATCAAATACagatgaagaaggaaaagagaaaccaGAGATGGATGGCAGATCTGGGATCTAAAATATAA
- the SPAG11B gene encoding sperm-associated antigen 11A isoform X2, producing the protein MRQRLLPSVTSLLLVALLFPGSSQARHVNHSATEALGELRERAPGQGTNGFQLLRHAVKRDLLPPRTPPYQEPASDLKVVDFRRSEGFCQEYCNYMETQAKTFCCRLKLHPETHRVNIRKRFLGSKMIRLLVCIANYPQNSSVGIAFWVCDLEMDSSLEEKCTSLTRRLEDPHLRSAWAF; encoded by the exons ATGAGGCAACGATTGCTCCCGTCCGTCACCAGCCTTCTCCTTGTGGCCCTGCTGTTTCCAG GATCGTCTCAAGCCAGACATGTGAACCACTCAGCCACTGAGGCTCTCGGAGAACTCAGGGAAAGAGCCCCTGGGCAAGGCACAAACGGGTTTCAGCTGCTACGCCACGCAGTGAAACGGGACCTCTTACCACCGCGCACCCCACCTTACCAAG aaCCTGCATCAGATTTAAAAGTTGTTGACTTCAGGAGAAGTGAAGGCTTCTGCCAAGAATACTGTAATTATATGGAAACACAA G CAAAGACATTCTGTTGTAGACTTAAGTTGCATCCAGAAACTCACAGAGTTAACATAAGAAAGCGCTTCCTGGGCAGTAAGATGATAAGACTCCTTGTTTGCATAGCg AATTATCCACAAAATAGTTCCGTGGGGATTGCTTTCTGGGTCTGTGATTTGGAAATGGATTCAAGTCTGGAGGAGAAG TGCACATCTCTCACCAGGAGGCTCGAGGACCCTCATTTAAGATCTGCGTGGGCTTTTTAG
- the SPAG11B gene encoding sperm-associated antigen 11A isoform X3 — protein sequence MRQRLLPSVTSLLLVALLFPGSSQARHVNHSATEALGELRERAPGQGTNGFQLLRHAVKRDLLPPRTPPYQEPASDLKVVDFRRSEGFCQEYCNYMETQAKTFCCRLKLHPETHRVNIRKRFLGSKMIRLLVCIACTSLTRRLEDPHLRSAWAF from the exons ATGAGGCAACGATTGCTCCCGTCCGTCACCAGCCTTCTCCTTGTGGCCCTGCTGTTTCCAG GATCGTCTCAAGCCAGACATGTGAACCACTCAGCCACTGAGGCTCTCGGAGAACTCAGGGAAAGAGCCCCTGGGCAAGGCACAAACGGGTTTCAGCTGCTACGCCACGCAGTGAAACGGGACCTCTTACCACCGCGCACCCCACCTTACCAAG aaCCTGCATCAGATTTAAAAGTTGTTGACTTCAGGAGAAGTGAAGGCTTCTGCCAAGAATACTGTAATTATATGGAAACACAA G CAAAGACATTCTGTTGTAGACTTAAGTTGCATCCAGAAACTCACAGAGTTAACATAAGAAAGCGCTTCCTGGGCAGTAAGATGATAAGACTCCTTGTTTGCATAGCg TGCACATCTCTCACCAGGAGGCTCGAGGACCCTCATTTAAGATCTGCGTGGGCTTTTTAG
- the SPAG11B gene encoding sperm-associated antigen 11A isoform D preproprotein (isoform D preproprotein is encoded by transcript variant D) → MRQRLLPSVTSLLLVALLFPGSSQARHVNHSATEALGELRERAPGQGTNGFQLLRHAVKRDLLPPRTPPYQGDVPLGIRNTICRMQQGICRLFFCHSGEKKRDICSDPWNRCCVSNTDEEGKEKPEMDGRSGI, encoded by the exons ATGAGGCAACGATTGCTCCCGTCCGTCACCAGCCTTCTCCTTGTGGCCCTGCTGTTTCCAG GATCGTCTCAAGCCAGACATGTGAACCACTCAGCCACTGAGGCTCTCGGAGAACTCAGGGAAAGAGCCCCTGGGCAAGGCACAAACGGGTTTCAGCTGCTACGCCACGCAGTGAAACGGGACCTCTTACCACCGCGCACCCCACCTTACCAAG GGGATGTTCCACTGGgaattagaaataccatctgCCGTATGCAGCAAGGGATCTGCAGACTTTTTTTCTGCCATTCTGGTGAGAAAAAGCGTGACATTTGCTCTGATCCCTGGAATAGGTGTTGCGTATCAAATACagatgaagaaggaaaagagaaaccaGAGATGGATGGCAGATCTGGGATCTAA
- the SPAG11B gene encoding sperm-associated antigen 11A isoform X4, with amino-acid sequence MRQRLLPSVTSLLLVALLFPGSSQARHVNHSATEALGELRERAPGQGTNGFQLLRHAVKRDLLPPRTPPYQEPASDLKVVDFRRSEGFCQEYCTVQWSPFYSKYCEM; translated from the exons ATGAGGCAACGATTGCTCCCGTCCGTCACCAGCCTTCTCCTTGTGGCCCTGCTGTTTCCAG GATCGTCTCAAGCCAGACATGTGAACCACTCAGCCACTGAGGCTCTCGGAGAACTCAGGGAAAGAGCCCCTGGGCAAGGCACAAACGGGTTTCAGCTGCTACGCCACGCAGTGAAACGGGACCTCTTACCACCGCGCACCCCACCTTACCAAG aaCCTGCATCAGATTTAAAAGTTGTTGACTTCAGGAGAAGTGAAGGCTTCTGCCAAGAATACT GTACTGTGCAATGGAGTCCATTCTATTCTAAGTACTGTGAAATGTAG
- the SPAG11B gene encoding sperm-associated antigen 11A isoform C preproprotein (isoform C preproprotein is encoded by transcript variant C), which yields MRQRLLPSVTSLLLVALLFPGSSQARHVNHSATEALGELRERAPGQGTNGFQLLRHAVKRDLLPPRTPPYQEPASDLKVVDFRRSEGFCQEYCNYMETQVGYCPKKKDACCLH from the exons ATGAGGCAACGATTGCTCCCGTCCGTCACCAGCCTTCTCCTTGTGGCCCTGCTGTTTCCAG GATCGTCTCAAGCCAGACATGTGAACCACTCAGCCACTGAGGCTCTCGGAGAACTCAGGGAAAGAGCCCCTGGGCAAGGCACAAACGGGTTTCAGCTGCTACGCCACGCAGTGAAACGGGACCTCTTACCACCGCGCACCCCACCTTACCAAG aaCCTGCATCAGATTTAAAAGTTGTTGACTTCAGGAGAAGTGAAGGCTTCTGCCAAGAATACTGTAATTATATGGAAACACAAGTAGGCTACTGCCCTAAAAAGAAAGACGCCTGCTGTTTACATTAA
- the SPAG11B gene encoding sperm-associated antigen 11A isoform A preproprotein (isoform A preproprotein is encoded by transcript variant A): MRQRLLPSVTSLLLVALLFPGSSQARHVNHSATEALGELRERAPGQGTNGFQLLRHAVKRDLLPPRTPPYQVHISHQEARGPSFKICVGFLGPRWARGCSTGN; encoded by the exons ATGAGGCAACGATTGCTCCCGTCCGTCACCAGCCTTCTCCTTGTGGCCCTGCTGTTTCCAG GATCGTCTCAAGCCAGACATGTGAACCACTCAGCCACTGAGGCTCTCGGAGAACTCAGGGAAAGAGCCCCTGGGCAAGGCACAAACGGGTTTCAGCTGCTACGCCACGCAGTGAAACGGGACCTCTTACCACCGCGCACCCCACCTTACCAAG TGCACATCTCTCACCAGGAGGCTCGAGGACCCTCATTTAAGATCTGCGTGGGCTTTTTAGGGCCTAGATGGGCCAG GGGATGTTCCACTGGgaattag
- the SPAG11B gene encoding sperm-associated antigen 11A isoform E precursor (isoform E precursor is encoded by transcript variant E) yields the protein MKVFFLFAVLFCLVQTNSGDVPLGIRNTICRMQQGICRLFFCHSGEKKRDICSDPWNRCCVSNTDEEGKEKPEMDGRSGI from the exons ATGAAggtcttttttctgtttgctgtTCTCTTTTGTTTGGTCCAAACAAACTCAG GGGATGTTCCACTGGgaattagaaataccatctgCCGTATGCAGCAAGGGATCTGCAGACTTTTTTTCTGCCATTCTGGTGAGAAAAAGCGTGACATTTGCTCTGATCCCTGGAATAGGTGTTGCGTATCAAATACagatgaagaaggaaaagagaaaccaGAGATGGATGGCAGATCTGGGATCTAA
- the SPAG11B gene encoding sperm-associated antigen 11A isoform B precursor (isoform B precursor is encoded by transcript variant B) has product MKVFFLFAVLFCLVQTNSVHISHQEARGPSFKICVGFLGPRWARGCSTGN; this is encoded by the exons ATGAAggtcttttttctgtttgctgtTCTCTTTTGTTTGGTCCAAACAAACTCAG TGCACATCTCTCACCAGGAGGCTCGAGGACCCTCATTTAAGATCTGCGTGGGCTTTTTAGGGCCTAGATGGGCCAG GGGATGTTCCACTGGgaattag